GCGTGATAAGCAGACTTACCGCCTTGTGAAAATCGGGGAGCGCACCTGGTTCGGCGACAACCTGAATTTCAAGTCCGAAGGTAGCTATTGCCTCGATGACGACGAGAACAACTGCATGGCCTATGGCCGCCTTTATTCGTGGGATGCCGCCCGCAGTGCATGCCCCTCCGGTTTCCGCCTGCCGAAGCACGAAGATTTCGAGAACCTCTGGAATGCCGCCGGTGCCGACTACAATGCGGGCTACCTGCTCAAGACGACTTACGGCTGGAAGGGCGATACCAACGGCAACGATACGCTTAAGTTTGGTGCCATGCCTGCCGGCAACCGTTTCGACGACGCCACCTATGGCAATCTCGCCAAATTCGCCTTCTTCTGGAGCGCCGATGACGCGCTGGAAGATATCGGGCAGGGTGAAGCCCGCGTGTGGTACCTGACGAACAAGTCGATGGCCTTCGGTTATACCTCGAAGGCGAAAAATTTCGGATTTTCGGTACGCTGCGTGAAGTAGGGCTGACGGGAGGGGGCAGTTGCTGTTTTTTACAACGTTTTTTTGCGGCGGACAACCGCTTTAGTCCGTTAATTTCTATTTTGTGCCTCAAATATTATAAGGAGATTTTATGAAAAATAAACTTTTAATCCTCGGTATCAGCCTTTTGATGTTCTCCGCTTGCGAAGTGACAGTGACTGATACGACTTCCGATAATGGTGGAGCAAACAGAGTCGAAAGTGATTTCCATGTCGGCGATGTCCAGAAGACTCGTCACCTTCCGACTGAATACTACATCAAGGACGTGATGGCATACACTTGGAACAGCTCTTCGGAACAGGCTAAGGTCTATTCTTCTGTTTGTGAAGAACAAAACTTCAAGTTGGTCTGGAAGCCCGACTATGAGTTCAAATATACGCTCACATTCTACGATTATTATGAACGCGATTCTGTTTACATGTACGTGAATAGCCTCGGTATCGAGATGTTCTACGATGCCGATCCGGATCTTCCGTATCCGGCCGGCTTGCTCTACCAGGCTGACCAGGCTGATAAGTACAGCATCAACGGCTTTGTTGTTGGTGAAAATACCTACACCAATGTCGGCTTCATCAATACGGACTGCCTTGTCGACGACCTCGACTTTGCCGACGAGATCCTCAACTTCCTCGAAATCAACGAAAGGGATCGTGTTACCTACGGCTGCAACTCTGTCAATGCTGCCGGTGTCAATATCACCCTCGTCTCCAACCAGCC
The sequence above is drawn from the Fibrobacter sp. UWR2 genome and encodes:
- a CDS encoding fibrobacter succinogenes major paralogous domain-containing protein, whose product is MLRLIVMCLAVALACTNSFAAKSGAKSKPAKASPAKTKSAKSKNLEFKDPRDKQTYRLVKIGERTWFGDNLNFKSEGSYCLDDDENNCMAYGRLYSWDAARSACPSGFRLPKHEDFENLWNAAGADYNAGYLLKTTYGWKGDTNGNDTLKFGAMPAGNRFDDATYGNLAKFAFFWSADDALEDIGQGEARVWYLTNKSMAFGYTSKAKNFGFSVRCVK